GCGCCTACCTAATAGATAAAAAGGGTGGGACATACGTAAAAACTGCAATTCGTTTGGGGTAATTGAATTGCAGTTTTTTGCTATCCTAAATGGAAGTTACCTATTATCCCACCCTCGTCTTTTTTACACTTCAATCGCTAACCCTTTGTTTAAATCTATCGCTTTTTTATAGACACCTTTTGCAACGGCTAAATCATAGTAGGATGCTCCTACAGATTTAAAGAAGGTGATCTCTTCTTCATTTTCTCTGCCCTTTAAATGCCCACTAACTAATGATTCTAATTCACCATATACATTATTAAACGACCATACACCATTCTCCTCGGCGTCTATTAATTCGCCCGCTTCGTCTTTTGCACCATGAATGTCATCAACGACAATTTTCGAAGACTTTGCAATGGTCGTTCGATCAATTTCATGCATATAGGGCAAATAGGAGCCTACACCGTTTACATGCGTTCCTCGTTTCAAAAAATCCCCATTAAACACTGGTGTACGCGATTTTGTTGCACAGCATATAATATCTGCTCTACTAACAGCTTCATTCACATTGGATGTGATTTCAATTGGAATATCTACGCCATATGCTTTTAATTTTTCACTAAATTGATGTGCCTTTTCAATTGTTCTGTTAAATAAAAAGATTTGATTGATATTTCGAATAACTAATACACCAATCGTTTGTTCAAAAGCCATTGCACCTGTGCCAATTACCGTTAGGACATTAGCATCTTTCCTTGCAAGTGATTCAGTTGCTAATGCCGTCATTGCACCTGTTCGAAGTCTTGTTAAATAGGAAGCATTCATAACTGAAAGATGTTCCCCATTTTCAGTACTTGTTAATACAATAATACCTTGGGTTGTAGGGAGATTCATTGAAGGATTGTTAGGGAAAATCGTTACTACTTTTACTGCCGCCACATCATTTTCTATATCAGCACTCGGCATATAAATAGATGTTGCACCTTTCTTTGGAAACTCTAATACTGTTCGATGTGGTGATTGCACTTTATTTGCTACTTTCGCTAATAGAATATCTCTTACATCCTTTACAGCATCTTCCATATGGTAAAAACTCATAATATCTTTTTGATTTAAAACGATCAATTGATGCACCTCAATGCATTATATTTTCCCTTAATTTATTGCCGTTGTTTCATTTTCTACTATGGATTTTTCTTTTGTATTCTCTTCTTCAAACTCATCTAGCTCTTGATTGCTCTTCTCTTTAACAGCCCAAACGGCCAACAATGAAATAAGTGAAGTCAAAATAATATATAACGCTACTGGTATATAAGAATTGTTAAACTGTACAAGAAGCGCAGTCGCAACTAACGGAGCTGTACCACCTGCTACAGCCGCACCAATCTGATAACCTAAAGATACTCCAGTATAACGAACTTTGGCATCAAAGATTTCCGAAAACATCGTACCTAACACTGCTGTAATTGGTGCCCATATAATCCCTAATCCTAAAATTGTTGCAATTAGTAAAGTAGCAAAGGTTCTTTGTTCTAACAACCAAAAATACGGGAATGCATAGAGTAGCATTGCGACTGTCCCAAAAATGTAAACCTTCTTACGACCAAACTTATCAGAAAGCCCACCCATGAACGGCATAAGAATCGTCGTAATAATGGTAGCAATCATAACCGCTACCAATACTTCCGTGTTAGAGAACCCTAAATTGCTCGTTCCATAGGAAACGATGAAGGTTGCAAAAATATAAAAAGGCGCTGTTTCTACCACTTTACCTCCTACAGCTATAAATACTTCCTTCCATTGAGTTTTAAAAATATCGACAATCGGTAATTTCGGTATATTTCCTGATTCTTGTACCTTTTTAAAGGATGGTGTTTCATCGAGTCCTTTACGAATCCAAAGCCCGAAAACAACTAATAATGCACTAGCAATAAAAGGTACTCTCCAGCCCCAAGCTACAAAGGCCTCAGCCGAAACAACGGAAGTAATGAAGGTTAATGCCCCAGACCCAAGAAACATCCCAATTGTTACGCCCATCTGTGGGAAGGCACCAAAAAAGCCACGTTTGTCTTTAGGGGCATATTCAACAGCAAGTAATACTGAACCTCCCCATTCACCCCCAATACCAATACCTTGTATTAAACGCAATGTAATTAAAAGTATGGGTGCAGCAACACCAATCGCTTCATAAGTTGGGAGTAGTCCCATTAAAACTGTTGCAACACCCATTATTGTAAGTGTTAATACAAGTGTTTTTTTCCGTCCAATTCTATCCCCAATATGACTGAAAATGATTCCACCTAACGGACGAATAAAAAACGCTAAAGCAAATGATGCATAGGCCAGCATTAAACCTACAGTTGGATCCTCTGCTGCGAAGAACACTTGGTTAAATACCAGTGCGGCAACAGTACCATAAAGGAAGTAATCAAACCATTCAATTGAACTACCTACTAAACTTGCAATCCAAACTCTCGTCATTTGACTTTTACTCACAATCATCCTCCTTATTTTTATAAATTGAAGTGCTACTTTAAATTTTAGATAAAAAAATAAATAAAATTGCGATGAATTAAAGTAACACTTTGAATCTACAATTTAATTAGGGATACATTTTAAATTTCGGTCAAAACTTCAATTTTAGTTTAAGTATAAAATAATACTAGCGTATGATTTATTAATCATTTTTCAGGATGTGTTTGTATGACAATTGGTGAACAGCTACGATCATTAAGAAAAACACAAAAAATGACATTAAAAACTCTTTCTGAAAAAACAGGTGTTTCCATAAGTTTCTTATCACAAGTTGAAAGGAATAAATGCAATGTAACTTTAGAGTCATTAAGAAAAATAAGTGATGCCCTTAATGTTAATCCAAGTATATTTTTTGCTAACAGTAAACATGATAGTTCATCCAGTAATTTTCCCTTTTTTTATGAAGACTTATCAATGAAAATGAAAGGAGCATCCTTCCATCCAATTCTAGTAACTCTTCATCCGGAAGAAAATCAAGGTACTGAATTTACCCATTTTGGTCATGAATTTATTTATGTTTTATCTGGAAGCCTAACGGTTTCAATTGAAGGGAAAATATACGAATTAAATAAAAGGGATTCCATTATGCTTGATTCAAGTAAAAATCATTACTGGTGGAACAATAGTGATACAGATGTTCAATTTCTCCTTGTTTCGACTCTATAAAACGAAAAAATCCTAATCGTAAGATTGGAATCTTATGATTAGGATGTTTAATTATTGATTTGGATTTTTTGTTAAATAAAATGTAAGCTCGCTAATTAATAATATTAAAAGTGGCGGTACATAAAAAAGCGCATCTCCGATAGAACATAGTAAAACAATCCCTGCTTGGATGACTATAAAAACACGAATTAATTTGTGTACTGCTTTTACTCTCGAATCCTTTGCTATAGGGAAAAGCATGTCCATTCGAAAATTACTAGACGACAATAGTGCATATTTTAATTGAATCGTTGTAGCAAACGCTAATGCTGCAGTGACAATTAATATTACTATCGGAATATTCACAAATGCTGCAATGAGTGCAGAAATAGCCGTAAGTCTTACCCATAAATAAAAATGATCATCTGTTCGTACAAAAGTTCGGAATACTAAATAACCCTGTGTATTGTTTTTTGTGTAAGGTACAAAGAAATAAATAAAATTCAGCCAAGAACGTTTACGAATCGCTCCTTTTAAATGTGGAACATCTGTAAAATAATTTGCAAATCGATAGAATGCCTTCATACGATTTTCCTCTAGTCTTACAAAATGCTCATACGGAATAGG
Above is a genomic segment from Lysinibacillus sp. PLM2 containing:
- a CDS encoding MFS transporter, which codes for MSKSQMTRVWIASLVGSSIEWFDYFLYGTVAALVFNQVFFAAEDPTVGLMLAYASFALAFFIRPLGGIIFSHIGDRIGRKKTLVLTLTIMGVATVLMGLLPTYEAIGVAAPILLITLRLIQGIGIGGEWGGSVLLAVEYAPKDKRGFFGAFPQMGVTIGMFLGSGALTFITSVVSAEAFVAWGWRVPFIASALLVVFGLWIRKGLDETPSFKKVQESGNIPKLPIVDIFKTQWKEVFIAVGGKVVETAPFYIFATFIVSYGTSNLGFSNTEVLVAVMIATIITTILMPFMGGLSDKFGRKKVYIFGTVAMLLYAFPYFWLLEQRTFATLLIATILGLGIIWAPITAVLGTMFSEIFDAKVRYTGVSLGYQIGAAVAGGTAPLVATALLVQFNNSYIPVALYIILTSLISLLAVWAVKEKSNQELDEFEEENTKEKSIVENETTAIN
- a CDS encoding DNA-binding protein; translation: MTIGEQLRSLRKTQKMTLKTLSEKTGVSISFLSQVERNKCNVTLESLRKISDALNVNPSIFFANSKHDSSSSNFPFFYEDLSMKMKGASFHPILVTLHPEENQGTEFTHFGHEFIYVLSGSLTVSIEGKIYELNKRDSIMLDSSKNHYWWNNSDTDVQFLLVSTL
- a CDS encoding ornithine cyclodeaminase, which codes for MIVLNQKDIMSFYHMEDAVKDVRDILLAKVANKVQSPHRTVLEFPKKGATSIYMPSADIENDVAAVKVVTIFPNNPSMNLPTTQGIIVLTSTENGEHLSVMNASYLTRLRTGAMTALATESLARKDANVLTVIGTGAMAFEQTIGVLVIRNINQIFLFNRTIEKAHQFSEKLKAYGVDIPIEITSNVNEAVSRADIICCATKSRTPVFNGDFLKRGTHVNGVGSYLPYMHEIDRTTIAKSSKIVVDDIHGAKDEAGELIDAEENGVWSFNNVYGELESLVSGHLKGRENEEEITFFKSVGASYYDLAVAKGVYKKAIDLNKGLAIEV